Within the Eucalyptus grandis isolate ANBG69807.140 chromosome 1, ASM1654582v1, whole genome shotgun sequence genome, the region AGGCTCAAGGGCTCTGACGCCGAGCTGGACTTCCCGTCCTTAGCTAACCCGCTGCCTGCCGCCAAGTTCTTGCCCTCTGAAGTGTTTATGGAAGAAGACTGCCGGATATTCTTGGACCTCCCTCTGAGGTATAGGGAAACCAAGGGAATTTTGGTAAATTCGTTCGCTGAGCTCGAACCGCACGCTGTGGAAGCCCTGGCCAGCCTTGGAGCATCTACGGTGTACTCCGTGGGCCCCATACTAAACATCAACGTTGAGAGCAAAAAGGGTTTCGAGATCCTGGATTGGCTCGACCAGCAGCCAGATGCGTCAGTGGTGTTCCTGTGCTTCGGGAGCGGGGGGTGCTTCGACGAGCATCAGGCAAAAGAGATTGCCTACGCGTTAGAGCGGAGCAGGTACCGCTTCCTGTGGTCCTTACGACAGCCTCCGGCGAAGGGCAAGCTGGAAGCCCCCCAAGACTACGCAGATCCCGCAGAGGTCCTGCCCGAGGGTTTTCTTAATAGGACAGCAGGGGTCGGGAGAGTGATCGGGTGGGCCCCACAGATCGCAGTCCTGGCCCACCCAGCCATCGGAGGATTCGTGTCtcactgcgggtggaactccaTCCTAGAAAGTATATGGTTCGGCATGCCGGTCGCCGCGTGGCCGCAGTATGCGGAGCAACATTTCAACGCATTCCACTTGATGGTGGAGCTCGGTCTCGCGGCGAAGATTAAGATGGATTATCAAAGAGATCTGCTTAAAGGTAGTGATGGCGTCGTGACGGTAGACGAAATAGAGAGAGGGATAAGGAAGTTAATGGAGGGGGAGGAGGCcagggagaggaggaagaaggtgaaGGAGGTGAGCGAGAAGAGTAGGAAGGCTTTGATGGAGGGTGGCTCTTCTTACTTATCTTTGGCTCGTTTCATCGAGGATGTCTGTAGTTGATGAGCCTTGATTTAGCTAGGAGACAGGGTTGGCTAATAGGAAGAGCATTGTTGGTATTTTGATTGTATGATTATTTGGAGTGTTTTAGGGCTTCTGTCCCTATAGAAATtatgtttgatttttctagtgCGTTTGTGGCTATAATCCATTCTTCAACCCTTGACGTGTTTTATGTGGAACCAGTCAATTTGGGTTTGGCCCACGAGCTGTAATCTGCAAAGGTAACCACGGATATAGAATGTGTTCAAAAAGATATCATTGTTAAAATTCCATATGGTAGATTTTCGTGTCCTTGCACCTCCGT harbors:
- the LOC104433767 gene encoding LOW QUALITY PROTEIN: anthocyanidin 3-O-glucosyltransferase 2 (The sequence of the model RefSeq protein was modified relative to this genomic sequence to represent the inferred CDS: inserted 1 base in 1 codon), which produces MSAKFELVFIPCPGXRHLVSMVEMAKLLVDRDGRLFITVLIMKFPFNSEIDSHIESLTASVAARIRFVLLPRRSHSPRTSFFAFVYHFMESYKADLREAVAELSAHGSPRLAGLVLDMFCTSMIDVAVEFGVPSYIFFPSGAAFLGVMLHLQSLRDEQHVDPTRLKGSDAELDFPSLANPLPAAKFLPSEVFMEEDCRIFLDLPLRYRETKGILVNSFAELEPHAVEALASLGASTVYSVGPILNINVESKKGFEILDWLDQQPDASVVFLCFGSGGCFDEHQAKEIAYALERSRYRFLWSLRQPPAKGKLEAPQDYADPAEVLPEGFLNRTAGVGRVIGWAPQIAVLAHPAIGGFVSHCGWNSILESIWFGMPVAAWPQYAEQHFNAFHLMVELGLAAKIKMDYQRDLLKGSDGVVTVDEIERGIRKLMEGEEARERRKKVKEVSEKSRKALMEGGSSYLSLARFIEDVCS